The Chryseobacterium geocarposphaerae genome window below encodes:
- the purE gene encoding 5-(carboxyamino)imidazole ribonucleotide mutase yields the protein MVGIIMGSQSDLPIMEQAANFLKSLDIPYELTVVSAHRTPERMFEYAKTAKERGLKVIIAGAGGAAHLPGMVASCTTLPVIGVPILSSNSIDGWDSVLSILQMPGGIPVATVALNGALNAGILAVKILGASDENVAENLQKYQDSLKDKVLGTVDDIKAHHPNHYDK from the coding sequence ATGGTAGGAATTATTATGGGCAGTCAAAGTGATTTGCCAATTATGGAACAGGCTGCAAATTTTTTAAAATCTTTAGACATTCCGTATGAACTAACGGTGGTTTCAGCTCACAGAACACCGGAAAGAATGTTTGAATACGCAAAAACGGCAAAAGAAAGAGGGCTGAAAGTGATTATTGCGGGAGCAGGAGGAGCGGCACATCTACCAGGAATGGTAGCAAGCTGTACAACATTACCTGTAATTGGCGTTCCTATTTTGTCTAGCAATTCTATTGACGGATGGGATTCGGTTTTGTCGATTCTTCAAATGCCGGGAGGAATTCCTGTAGCGACAGTTGCTTTGAACGGAGCTTTAAATGCCGGGATTTTGGCTGTGAAAATTTTGGGAGCTTCCGACGAAAACGTTGCAGAGAACCTTCAGAAGTATCAGGATTCTTTAAAAGATAAAGTGTTGGGAACCGTGGATGATATTAAAGCCCATCACCCTAATCATTACGATAAATAA
- a CDS encoding FUSC family protein, which produces MNYSSELKKFVTSQYVYSAIRITLATVLPCLVLAHFGILKEYFLFPLGTSFVALTDQPGPFIRRRNALAFAIICFVVVALIASLVMTVKILVFAEIIVFGMFFSLIGVYGQRLAAVGSLSLVVLAIFIDGHLTGTNILKSLLIFASGCIWFLLIFLIVTTIQPYKLASQMIGENYLQLAEFLKIKANYYQKNPDFDKLSIQVIAKQIEIKNLQEDTRETVFKTRTIVNESTTTSRLLMLMFLNSMDLHEKLMTSESDYQQLQQSFDDSMILVNIHDYLNLLAEEITNIGIALQIGTRAKPMFDLELELKKLNHLYFDLRNERISPDNFENFMILRQILMRIDEITKEINEIYKVFSQNVKLAKSLSTGLDLRKFMPNEEKINFKVLRNNISLSSLHFRHALRITIALLLGYSFSLFQFLGIGHTYWILITITAILKPAYSITKQRNLLRLYGTIAGAIIAYGILHYIHINEVLFTILLLSMVMCFSFLKGKYFWAVLFMTIYVFLSFNFLSPGNVNIIFKDRILDTMIAGIIASLVSYVVLPVWEHTQNLELMKKSAESNFLYFQSVISKFLDEDFDIEDYKMKRKNAIISLANLSDSFQRMISEPKNQQKKLEVVHQFVATSHLITAYTASLSQYVKNDEKYPEIDSEGWGKKIEAELQQISNLLNGDKISESLKMKSRIEPEDSSFDDLILKRKTELAEHEARNYRDPSKISHLTELKNVHDILELIYDVAKEQRKVIEKYRNESEGAAASEPIPQQS; this is translated from the coding sequence ATGAACTATTCATCGGAGCTCAAAAAATTCGTCACCAGCCAATACGTGTATTCTGCTATCAGAATTACGCTGGCGACAGTTTTACCATGCTTAGTTCTTGCGCATTTCGGAATCTTAAAAGAATACTTTTTATTTCCTCTGGGAACCAGTTTTGTAGCTTTAACAGATCAGCCCGGTCCCTTTATTCGTAGAAGAAATGCTTTAGCTTTTGCTATTATTTGCTTTGTTGTCGTTGCTCTTATTGCCAGTCTGGTAATGACCGTTAAAATCCTTGTTTTTGCAGAGATTATTGTTTTCGGAATGTTTTTCTCTTTAATTGGAGTTTACGGACAGAGATTAGCAGCGGTCGGTTCTCTTTCTTTAGTTGTACTCGCTATTTTTATTGACGGGCATCTTACCGGAACTAACATCCTTAAAAGTTTACTGATCTTCGCTTCAGGTTGTATTTGGTTTTTATTGATATTCTTAATTGTAACAACCATTCAGCCTTATAAACTGGCAAGCCAGATGATTGGGGAAAACTACCTTCAACTTGCCGAGTTTTTAAAGATAAAAGCGAATTACTATCAAAAAAATCCGGATTTTGATAAGCTTTCCATTCAGGTAATAGCCAAACAGATTGAAATCAAAAATCTGCAGGAAGATACCCGCGAAACGGTGTTTAAGACCAGAACCATTGTCAACGAATCTACCACAACCAGCCGTTTGCTGATGTTGATGTTCCTGAATTCAATGGATCTCCATGAAAAGCTGATGACTTCAGAAAGTGATTATCAACAACTTCAGCAAAGTTTTGATGACAGTATGATTTTGGTAAACATTCATGATTACCTGAATCTGCTTGCCGAAGAGATCACCAATATCGGAATCGCCCTTCAGATCGGAACAAGAGCAAAACCTATGTTCGATCTGGAACTCGAATTAAAAAAATTAAATCACCTTTATTTTGATCTGAGAAACGAGCGAATTTCACCTGATAACTTTGAGAATTTCATGATTCTGCGCCAGATATTAATGCGTATTGATGAAATCACCAAAGAGATCAACGAAATCTATAAGGTCTTTTCCCAAAATGTAAAACTGGCAAAAAGTCTGTCTACCGGCTTAGATCTTAGAAAATTCATGCCGAATGAAGAGAAGATTAATTTTAAAGTTTTAAGAAACAATATATCACTTTCTTCCTTACACTTCCGTCATGCTTTAAGAATCACCATTGCCTTATTGCTCGGATATTCATTTTCTTTATTTCAGTTTTTGGGAATCGGTCATACTTATTGGATTTTGATTACCATTACGGCAATTTTAAAACCCGCTTACTCCATCACCAAACAAAGAAACCTTCTCCGTTTGTACGGAACGATTGCGGGAGCTATTATTGCGTATGGAATCCTGCATTATATACATATTAATGAGGTTTTGTTTACCATACTTCTTTTAAGTATGGTGATGTGTTTCAGCTTTTTAAAAGGAAAATATTTTTGGGCAGTTCTATTTATGACCATTTATGTTTTTCTAAGCTTTAATTTTCTAAGTCCCGGAAATGTAAATATTATCTTTAAAGACAGAATTCTGGATACGATGATTGCCGGAATTATTGCTTCCTTGGTTTCTTATGTTGTGCTTCCTGTTTGGGAGCATACCCAGAATTTAGAATTAATGAAAAAATCAGCAGAATCTAATTTCCTTTATTTTCAAAGCGTTATTTCCAAATTTTTAGATGAAGATTTTGATATTGAGGATTATAAAATGAAGCGTAAAAATGCGATCATCTCATTAGCCAATCTTTCCGACAGTTTCCAGAGAATGATCTCAGAACCCAAAAATCAGCAGAAAAAACTGGAAGTGGTTCATCAGTTTGTAGCAACTTCACATCTGATTACCGCTTATACTGCTTCGCTTTCCCAGTATGTAAAAAATGATGAAAAATACCCTGAAATAGATTCGGAAGGATGGGGTAAAAAAATAGAAGCAGAGCTTCAGCAGATTTCCAATCTTTTGAATGGAGATAAAATCAGCGAATCCCTAAAAATGAAAAGCCGTATTGAGCCTGAAGATTCTTCTTTTGACGATCTGATCTTAAAAAGAAAAACCGAGCTTGCCGAACACGAAGCCAGAAACTACAGGGATCCCAGCAAAATTTCACATCTAACTGAGCTGAAAAACGTTCATGATATCCTGGAGCTTATTTATGATGTGGCCAAAGAACAGCGAAAAGTAATTGAAAAGTACAGAAATGAATCAGAAGGCGCAGCAGCTTCTGAACCTATTCCTCAACAATCGTAA
- a CDS encoding nuclear transport factor 2 family protein codes for MNKIAVIALLFGSFYFGQQNQNQEIEKPIRNLFLGMKNADPELLNSAFSETAILQTITKTGVRNEEIKDFVASVSKMEKNDLDERISIEAIHVDGNLASVFTQYSFYFKGKFSHCGANSFQLIKQNGEWKIQYIIDTRRKDNCKEIK; via the coding sequence ATGAATAAAATAGCTGTTATTGCTTTGCTATTTGGAAGTTTTTACTTCGGACAGCAAAATCAGAATCAGGAAATTGAAAAGCCTATTCGAAACTTATTTTTAGGAATGAAAAATGCTGATCCGGAATTGCTGAATTCGGCCTTTTCGGAGACTGCAATTCTTCAGACGATTACAAAAACTGGGGTAAGAAATGAAGAAATAAAAGATTTTGTAGCTTCAGTTTCTAAAATGGAAAAAAATGACCTGGACGAAAGAATTAGTATTGAAGCTATTCATGTAGATGGAAACCTGGCGAGTGTTTTTACTCAGTATTCGTTTTATTTTAAAGGAAAATTTTCACATTGTGGAGCCAATAGCTTCCAATTAATAAAACAAAACGGAGAATGGAAAATCCAATATATCATTGATACAAGAAGAAAAGATAACTGTAAAGAAATCAAATAG
- the yiaA gene encoding inner membrane protein YiaA, whose amino-acid sequence MKKQGVSNAFVAASWIALGAGMIGFIVGLARAEMQLNEKGYYFTILLYGLFAVVSLQKAVRDRLENIKVTDIYYGICWFATLSSIVLLAIGLWNATILPSEKGFYGFAFLLALFGAIAVQKNTRDNMIQE is encoded by the coding sequence ATGAAAAAACAAGGAGTATCGAATGCATTTGTTGCCGCATCCTGGATTGCTTTAGGAGCAGGAATGATTGGCTTTATCGTAGGCTTGGCAAGAGCAGAAATGCAGCTTAATGAAAAAGGGTATTATTTTACCATCTTATTATACGGGTTATTCGCCGTGGTTTCTCTCCAGAAAGCTGTTCGTGACAGATTAGAGAATATCAAAGTGACAGATATTTATTATGGTATCTGCTGGTTTGCAACCTTATCATCTATTGTTTTATTAGCAATCGGGTTGTGGAATGCTACTATTCTGCCAAGTGAAAAAGGCTTCTATGGGTTTGCTTTTTTGCTGGCTTTATTTGGAGCCATTGCCGTTCAGAAAAATACAAGGGACAATATGATACAGGAATAA
- a CDS encoding DUF1543 domain-containing protein, whose translation MENDLKLFYIILGATPKGRNIEQHDVFFGIAENLKDLIPDMKEFWKEADGKIHIDCYQEVRFADGYEVKIVEKNEKTSGEQLYFINLGGYKKGFFEEFHEQHLMVGTSMGDIVKKAKTTRFYETMGFEGAVSHIDDKHGVDIDDIFNVTDILPQKMKDKYSIVLKKSDAENQENPMGLGYLNINKI comes from the coding sequence ATGGAAAATGATCTGAAATTATTCTATATTATTCTTGGTGCAACGCCTAAAGGCAGAAATATTGAGCAACACGACGTGTTTTTCGGAATTGCGGAAAATTTAAAAGATCTGATTCCGGATATGAAAGAGTTCTGGAAAGAGGCAGATGGTAAAATTCACATAGACTGTTATCAGGAAGTAAGATTTGCTGACGGATACGAGGTGAAAATTGTTGAGAAGAATGAAAAGACTTCTGGAGAACAGCTGTATTTTATTAATCTGGGAGGCTATAAGAAAGGTTTTTTTGAAGAATTTCATGAACAACATCTGATGGTCGGAACCTCTATGGGAGATATTGTGAAAAAAGCAAAAACTACCAGGTTTTATGAAACGATGGGGTTTGAAGGAGCCGTAAGTCATATTGATGATAAACACGGAGTAGATATCGATGATATTTTTAATGTAACGGATATTCTTCCTCAAAAAATGAAGGACAAATATTCTATTGTGTTGAAAAAATCTGATGCAGAAAACCAGGAAAATCCGATGGGTTTAGGGTATTTAAATATTAATAAAATATAA
- the ahcY gene encoding adenosylhomocysteinase, with protein sequence MSTTTQYIPYKVKDISLAEWGRKEITLAEAEMPGLMAIREEYGPSQPLKGARIAGCLHMTIQTAVLIETLVALGAEVTWSSCNIFSTQDHAAAAIAAAGIPVYAWKGLNEEEFDWCIEQTLFFGEDRKPLNMILDDGGDLTNMVFDKYPELTKDIKGLSEETTTGVHRLYERMKNGTLVMPAINVNDSVTKSKFDNKYGCKESAVDAVRRATDVMLAGKRVVVCGYGDVGKGTAASFRGAGSIVTVTEIDPICALQAAMDGYEVKRLDTVVDNADIVITTTGNFNIVRGEHFLKMKDKAIVCNIGHFDNEIDMAWLNKNYGHTKSEVKPQVDLYTIEGKEVIILAEGRLVNLGCATGHPSFVMSNSFSNQTLAQIELWNNSAAYKNEVYTLPKHLDEKVAALHLKKLSVELETLSPEQAKYIGVEVEGPFKPEYYRY encoded by the coding sequence ATGAGTACTACAACACAATACATTCCTTACAAAGTAAAGGATATTTCCCTGGCAGAGTGGGGAAGAAAAGAAATTACCCTTGCAGAAGCAGAAATGCCTGGTTTGATGGCAATCCGTGAAGAATACGGACCATCTCAGCCATTAAAAGGTGCTAGAATTGCAGGATGTCTTCACATGACAATCCAAACTGCAGTTTTGATTGAAACTTTGGTTGCTCTTGGAGCTGAGGTTACGTGGTCTTCTTGTAATATTTTCTCTACTCAGGATCACGCTGCTGCTGCTATTGCTGCTGCAGGAATTCCTGTTTATGCTTGGAAAGGCCTTAATGAAGAAGAATTCGACTGGTGTATTGAGCAGACTTTGTTCTTTGGTGAGGACAGAAAGCCATTGAATATGATTTTGGATGATGGTGGAGATTTAACAAACATGGTTTTTGATAAATATCCTGAGCTTACAAAAGACATCAAAGGACTTTCTGAAGAAACAACAACAGGTGTTCACAGATTGTACGAAAGAATGAAAAACGGAACTTTGGTAATGCCTGCAATCAACGTAAATGATTCAGTTACTAAGTCTAAATTCGATAACAAATACGGATGTAAAGAATCTGCAGTAGATGCTGTAAGAAGAGCGACAGACGTGATGTTGGCTGGAAAAAGAGTGGTAGTTTGCGGATACGGAGACGTAGGGAAAGGTACTGCTGCATCTTTCAGAGGAGCAGGTTCTATCGTTACGGTAACTGAAATCGATCCGATCTGTGCTCTACAGGCTGCAATGGACGGTTATGAAGTAAAAAGATTAGATACTGTGGTTGATAACGCCGATATCGTGATCACAACAACGGGTAACTTCAATATCGTAAGAGGAGAGCATTTCCTTAAAATGAAAGATAAAGCGATCGTTTGTAATATCGGTCACTTCGATAATGAAATCGATATGGCTTGGTTAAACAAAAACTACGGTCATACCAAATCTGAGGTTAAACCACAAGTTGATCTTTATACAATCGAGGGTAAAGAAGTAATCATCCTTGCTGAAGGAAGATTGGTAAACTTAGGATGTGCTACTGGTCACCCAAGTTTCGTAATGTCAAACTCTTTTTCAAACCAAACTCTGGCTCAAATTGAGCTTTGGAACAATTCTGCAGCGTACAAAAATGAAGTATATACGTTGCCGAAACATTTGGATGAAAAAGTAGCTGCTCTTCACCTTAAAAAATTAAGCGTTGAACTGGAAACTCTTTCTCCTGAACAGGCTAAATATATTGGTGTAGAGGTTGAAGGTCCGTTCAAACCTGAATATTACAGATACTAA
- the gloA2 gene encoding SMU1112c/YaeR family gloxylase I-like metalloprotein, producing MKIHHIAIICSNYEVSKKFYTEALGLNIIREVYREERQSYKLDLAIGDQYVIELFSFPDPPARPSRPEACGLRHLAFSVENVDEKRQELIKKGLNCEEIRTDEFTGKEFFFTQDPDQLPLEFYEM from the coding sequence ATGAAAATCCATCATATTGCCATTATTTGTTCCAACTATGAGGTCTCCAAGAAGTTTTATACTGAAGCATTAGGGTTGAACATTATTCGTGAAGTATACCGTGAAGAAAGGCAGTCTTACAAGCTGGACTTGGCTATTGGGGATCAGTATGTGATTGAGCTTTTTTCTTTTCCAGACCCTCCGGCAAGACCTTCACGTCCGGAAGCCTGTGGTTTGAGGCATCTGGCTTTCTCTGTTGAAAATGTAGATGAAAAACGTCAGGAATTAATTAAAAAAGGATTAAACTGTGAGGAGATTAGAACAGACGAATTTACAGGTAAGGAATTCTTCTTTACCCAAGATCCGGATCAACTTCCGTTAGAGTTTTACGAAATGTAA
- a CDS encoding DMT family transporter codes for MKDYKLLFAILTVAIVWGTTFLSIRVAVETIPAWFVAGIRQFLAGIIMLIILISRKQFHWIGWRNLSYQLMVSSLMLVIANGMTTVAEETVTSSLTSLISACSPILIFLGSVALGLQKFSIRALIGVLMCFSGIVVIFWDGIQDLQNPDYAMGILFLFIAIAGWASGTLITKKMNIKSHNISLSLFYQFIFAGIVQIIFALLFSENYNFGNWSIKSISAMLYLAIFGSVAAFFAYHYALTKVSPVQVSILAYINTIISIFLSWLILDEKISAKFIIAAVLIIVGVFVTNYNREMFKKQRIGDAI; via the coding sequence TTGAAAGATTATAAGCTTCTTTTTGCCATTCTTACCGTTGCTATTGTCTGGGGTACGACATTTTTATCCATACGTGTGGCTGTAGAAACTATCCCAGCCTGGTTTGTAGCAGGTATACGTCAGTTTTTGGCAGGAATAATTATGTTGATTATTCTTATATCGAGAAAACAGTTTCACTGGATCGGATGGAGAAATCTGTCTTATCAGCTGATGGTTTCTTCATTAATGTTAGTGATTGCCAACGGAATGACCACTGTTGCTGAAGAAACCGTAACCAGTAGCTTGACATCATTAATAAGTGCCTGTTCTCCTATCCTCATATTTCTTGGAAGTGTTGCTCTTGGCTTGCAAAAGTTCAGTATAAGAGCATTGATAGGAGTTCTGATGTGCTTCAGCGGAATTGTCGTTATTTTTTGGGATGGTATTCAGGATCTCCAAAACCCTGATTATGCAATGGGAATATTATTTTTATTCATTGCCATTGCAGGTTGGGCTTCAGGAACTCTTATTACAAAAAAAATGAATATTAAGAGTCATAATATTTCACTGAGCTTATTTTACCAGTTTATATTTGCTGGTATTGTACAGATTATTTTTGCCTTGCTTTTCTCAGAAAATTACAATTTTGGAAATTGGAGCATAAAAAGCATTTCAGCTATGCTGTATCTGGCTATATTCGGTTCTGTAGCTGCTTTTTTTGCCTATCATTATGCGCTCACAAAAGTTTCTCCTGTTCAGGTTTCAATTTTAGCTTATATCAACACCATTATCTCCATATTTTTAAGCTGGCTTATTTTGGATGAAAAAATTTCCGCTAAATTTATCATCGCAGCTGTCCTGATCATTGTAGGAGTATTTGTGACGAATTATAACAGGGAAATGTTTAAAAAACAGAGGATTGGTGATGCAATATAA
- a CDS encoding sulfite exporter TauE/SafE family protein — protein MSEIIILFLGAISAGLLGSLTGLGGGVIIIPLLTLGFGVPMHYAIGASLISVIGTSSGAAVAFVKEGFTNMRIGMFLEIATTAGAIIGALVSGMLNPNTIGIIFASILLLTVILNLKGKPDHQEPVIKGSLEDKLKLYGTFPDKGILKSYSARNTVPGFLMMMFAGAMSGLLGIGSGALKVLAMDNMMKLPFKVSTTTSNFMIGVTAVASSLIYFQRGEIIPVIVAPVLIGVVVGSFIGSKTLMVSKTKKLKTFFAIVITILSIYMMYNGIRSNFS, from the coding sequence ATGTCAGAAATCATTATTCTCTTCCTTGGAGCAATTTCGGCAGGACTATTAGGTTCACTGACCGGTTTAGGAGGAGGAGTCATTATTATTCCTTTATTAACGCTGGGTTTCGGCGTTCCTATGCATTATGCAATTGGTGCTTCTTTAATCTCTGTAATCGGAACTTCTTCGGGAGCTGCCGTTGCTTTTGTCAAAGAAGGTTTTACCAATATGAGAATCGGAATGTTCTTGGAGATTGCCACCACAGCCGGAGCGATCATCGGAGCCTTAGTTTCCGGAATGCTGAATCCGAATACCATCGGGATTATTTTCGCCAGTATTCTTCTTCTGACTGTTATTCTGAATTTAAAAGGTAAGCCGGATCATCAGGAACCTGTGATAAAAGGCAGTCTTGAAGATAAATTAAAGCTATATGGAACTTTTCCTGATAAAGGGATTTTAAAAAGCTATTCCGCAAGAAATACAGTACCCGGATTTTTAATGATGATGTTTGCAGGTGCCATGTCTGGTCTTTTAGGAATTGGATCCGGAGCTCTGAAGGTTTTGGCGATGGATAACATGATGAAGCTTCCTTTCAAAGTTTCTACTACTACAAGTAACTTTATGATTGGAGTAACGGCGGTTGCCAGCTCGCTGATCTATTTTCAGAGAGGTGAAATTATTCCGGTTATTGTTGCTCCTGTTCTGATTGGTGTTGTGGTTGGAAGTTTTATCGGATCAAAAACTTTAATGGTTTCAAAAACTAAAAAGCTGAAAACCTTTTTTGCAATTGTTATCACAATTCTTTCGATTTATATGATGTATAACGGTATTAGAAGCAATTTCTCATGA
- a CDS encoding 5-(carboxyamino)imidazole ribonucleotide synthase, which produces MKIGILGGGQLGRMLIQEALKYDDEFYTLDPASDAPCHNISYFTQGNFNDYETVLNFGKDKDVVTIEIEHVNTDALAELESQGIKVVPNSTIIKTIQQKILQKQFYKAHDIPSPEFEVMDGSSDEIKMPLPFVQKMNTGGYDGKGVQVIRTAEDMKNLWVQDSVIEKLVDIDKELSVIVARNENGETKTFPVTEMVADSKLNLLDFNVCPVFLKEDIEEQINSITEKFLNAINSPGLFAIELFLDKEGKVWVNETAPRLHNSGHQSQEGNANSQFEQMYRVVKNLPLADTDAIIYSGMLNLVGAEGFSGKVVYEGMEDVLRLPETYIHLYGKTETKPGRKMGHINVLADSREELMEKLVMVKGMVRVIAE; this is translated from the coding sequence ATGAAAATAGGAATTTTAGGAGGAGGGCAGTTAGGTCGAATGTTGATTCAGGAAGCATTAAAATATGATGATGAATTTTATACATTGGATCCGGCTTCAGATGCGCCCTGCCATAATATTTCTTACTTTACGCAAGGAAATTTCAATGATTATGAAACCGTTTTGAATTTCGGGAAAGATAAAGATGTCGTAACAATCGAAATTGAACACGTCAACACAGATGCTTTGGCCGAATTGGAAAGTCAGGGAATAAAAGTGGTTCCGAATTCTACAATCATTAAAACCATTCAACAAAAAATTCTTCAAAAGCAATTTTATAAAGCTCATGATATTCCAAGTCCGGAATTTGAGGTGATGGATGGGAGTTCCGACGAGATTAAAATGCCGCTTCCTTTTGTACAGAAAATGAATACAGGTGGGTACGATGGAAAAGGAGTACAGGTAATCCGTACTGCTGAAGACATGAAAAATCTTTGGGTACAGGATTCTGTTATTGAAAAACTGGTTGATATCGATAAAGAACTTTCCGTAATTGTTGCCAGAAACGAAAACGGAGAAACCAAAACATTCCCTGTAACGGAAATGGTTGCCGATTCTAAATTAAACTTATTGGATTTTAATGTTTGTCCGGTTTTTTTAAAAGAGGATATTGAGGAGCAGATTAATTCTATCACAGAAAAATTCTTAAACGCCATCAATTCTCCGGGGCTTTTTGCGATCGAATTATTTCTGGACAAAGAAGGTAAAGTCTGGGTAAATGAAACGGCTCCAAGATTGCACAATTCAGGACATCAAAGTCAGGAAGGAAATGCCAATTCTCAGTTTGAACAAATGTACAGAGTCGTGAAAAATTTACCTTTAGCAGATACCGATGCGATTATCTACAGCGGAATGCTGAATTTGGTAGGCGCAGAAGGGTTTTCAGGGAAAGTGGTATATGAAGGAATGGAAGATGTGTTAAGGCTTCCTGAAACTTATATCCATCTATACGGAAAAACGGAAACCAAGCCGGGAAGAAAAATGGGGCACATCAATGTATTGGCAGATTCCAGAGAAGAGTTAATGGAAAAACTGGTAATGGTGAAAGGAATGGTAAGAGTGATTGCTGAGTAA
- a CDS encoding 4'-phosphopantetheinyl transferase family protein: protein MPLYRDFSDDTATILVWKYDENEELNPDELLEPENAEKVKDYHPKKLLEVLMVRKLLKGLKPNSKILYKEREPFLSPKDAEISITHSFPFAAIAISKNKIGIDLEKFNPKILRVIDKFTYENERGFIPFDNEVTFYTIIWSVKESMYKIHHSKHWSLKKHYEVRPFELKHLHHIKCRVHDDHISDELKARVEFFDEYCFTIVEE from the coding sequence ATGCCTCTTTATCGTGATTTTTCTGATGACACTGCTACAATTCTTGTTTGGAAATATGATGAAAACGAAGAATTGAATCCTGATGAACTTTTAGAGCCTGAAAATGCCGAAAAAGTAAAGGATTATCATCCGAAAAAATTATTGGAAGTATTAATGGTGAGAAAACTATTGAAAGGTCTGAAGCCAAATTCTAAAATATTATATAAAGAAAGAGAACCATTTCTTTCTCCTAAAGATGCAGAAATTTCCATTACCCATTCTTTTCCTTTTGCTGCCATTGCCATTTCCAAAAATAAAATAGGGATTGATCTGGAAAAATTTAATCCTAAGATTTTAAGGGTAATTGATAAATTCACTTATGAAAACGAGCGGGGGTTTATTCCTTTTGATAATGAAGTTACTTTTTATACCATTATTTGGAGTGTAAAGGAAAGTATGTATAAAATTCACCATTCCAAGCACTGGTCTTTGAAAAAACATTATGAAGTAAGACCATTCGAATTAAAGCATCTTCATCACATCAAATGTAGAGTACATGATGATCATATCTCCGATGAATTGAAAGCCAGAGTAGAATTTTTTGATGAGTATTGCTTTACGATTGTTGAGGAATAG
- a CDS encoding DUF1634 domain-containing protein — MRKNFTDADLNRSVGNLLRLGVILSVATSLIGFIKLFSEGFQMPKKYKLLDMGNSSEKVWGHFWDSLCKGEGMAIIQLGILLLIFTPLMRIIFALIGYMKEKDYVYVIISSIVLAIMAISFFTGYAH, encoded by the coding sequence ATGAGAAAGAATTTTACAGATGCTGATCTTAACCGTTCTGTTGGAAATCTTCTCCGATTGGGCGTTATTTTATCGGTTGCCACTTCACTGATAGGCTTTATCAAGCTCTTCTCAGAAGGTTTTCAAATGCCTAAAAAATACAAACTTCTCGATATGGGAAACTCTTCCGAAAAGGTATGGGGACACTTTTGGGACTCGCTTTGTAAAGGGGAAGGAATGGCCATTATTCAGCTGGGAATTTTACTCTTGATCTTCACACCTTTAATGAGGATTATTTTTGCTTTAATAGGCTATATGAAAGAAAAAGACTACGTATATGTAATCATTTCCTCCATTGTTTTAGCAATTATGGCCATAAGTTTCTTTACAGGGTACGCGCATTAA